CACCTACACAAGCCAACTCTAGTACGCCTGGATGCTCTGCAATGACATCTTCTACTTCATTAGGATAAACGTTAAATCCAGAAACAATAATCATGTCTTTCTTACGGTCCACAATTTTAAAGTAACCGTCTTCACTCATTTGACCAATATCCCCTGTTTTAAACCATTTTCTGCTGTCATCAGGGTCTGTAAAGAATGTATCTTCCGTCTCCTTTGGTCTTTTATAGTAGCCTGACATAACCTGCGGTCCAAAAGCACAAATTTCTCCAACCTCACCAGGCATTGCCCAAGTCTCATCATCTTTCAAAATTCTAATATCAGTACTAGGCCAAGGCACTCCTATTGTTCCAATTCTGTTATCCCCTTTGATAGGATTTGACGTTAATACCGGTGATGTTTCAGAAAGCCCGTAGCCCTCTACTGGCAAACATCCAGTCATATCATACCACCTGTTGGCCACCGTTTTTTGCAAAGCCATACCACCTGCAGATGTAATTTTCAATCTACTCCAATCTACTCCAACTATGTCTGGATGATTTAACAAGCCATTGTATAATGTATTCAGGCCAGTGAAAATATGCGGAGGATTCTTTTTCAAATCCTTTATAAAACCTGCCATATCTCTAGGGTTAGTAATCAAAAGATTCATAACACCCGTCTTTAAAGCTGTAAGTGCATTTACAGTTAAAGCGTAAACATGGTATAGAGGAAGAGCTGCCACTACCACTATTTTATCTTCTTTAATATCGCCCATAATAACTCCTTGCCAGGCGTCATTTGCCTCTAGGTTAGCCAATAAATTTCTATGAGAAAGCATGGCTCCTTTAGAAACACCAGTAGTCCCTCCAGTGTATTGAATAAATGCCAAGTCCGTTCGCTCTACCGAAGGCTTTACGTATGTCTGACTTGCCCCTCGACTCAAAGCTTCCGAAAACTTAACTGCTGATGGCAAAGAAAAGGGCGGTACCATTTTCTTAACCGTTTTCACTACAAAGTTCACCAAGTGCTTTTTCGGAAAACCCAACATGTCTCCAAGTTCTGTCAATACCACGTGCTCTATAGCTGTATCTTCAATGACTTTCTCAAGATTAAAAGCAAAATTGGCAACAATAACTATAGCCTTAGCTCCTGAATCTTTGAACTGATGTTTCATCTCTCTTGGTGTGTACAAAGGATTTGTATTAACCACAACTAAGCCAGCTCTTAATGCACCAAATAAAACTACAGGATACTGCAGGCAATTCGGCATTTGAATGGCTATTCTATCACCATGCTTTAAACCCAAACCTTGTAGGTACGCCGCAAAATGTAAAGAGTACTTATCAATATCAGCAAAAGTCAGCTCTTTACCCATATTTGAGTACGCAGCATTTGATGCAAACTTATTAAACCCAACTTCTATTAAGCCAATCAAAGAATTATGTAAATCAGGATTAATTTCAGTGGGAATTCCTTCAGGGTAATTTTTAAGCCAAGGTTTCATGTCGATCATTTCTTAACAGGTTTTTGTTTGTATTTATTGAAGTATAATTAGGGTTTTGGCGAGATCTCTTAGAACAAATATAATGAAGACTTCCTTAATTTAATCATGAAAAGTAGACCAGAAGCCATTCATTCCTAATAAAGCACCCGATAATAATTTGAAGGCACAAAAAACAGCCAGTTATAAACAAAAAAAGGCCGTCCCTTATCAGGGACGGCCTTTCAAATATCTCTAGTTTACACTAAACATCTACATGAGCATACTTAGCATTCTTCTCTATAAACTCTCTTCTAGGTGCTACTTCGTCTCCCATGAGCACTGAGAAAAGAAGGTCTGCTTCAGAAGCGGATTCTATTGTAACTTGTTTTAGTGTACGACCTTCTGGATCCATCGTTGTCTCCCAAAGTTGTTCTGGGTTCATTTCTCCAAGACCTTTATAACGCTGAACACCTACCGACTCTTCTTTACCATTGCCAGCAAGTCTCTTAACAGCTGCAATTCGTTGGTCTTCCGTCCAGCAATACTCTGACTTACTTCCTTTCTTCACTAAGTAGAAAGGAGGCTGAGCAATGTATAAATAACCTTTTTCAATCAGTTCTTTCATAAACCTATAGAAGAAAGTCAAAATCAAAGTACGAATGTGACTACCGTCTATATCGGCATCGGTCATGATTATGATTTTATGATAACGTAGCTTCTCCATATTAAGAGCTCTCTCGTCACCATCTCTACCCATTCTCACACCTAAAGCCGTGATGATGTTCTTTATTTCGTCATTTTCATATATTCTATATTCCTGAGCTTTCTCCACATTAAGAATCTTACCTCTAAGGGGTAAAATAGCTTGGAATGCTCTATCTCTACCTTGCTTGGCAGATCCACCTGCAGAGTCTCCCTCCACTAAGTAAACCTCACAAACAGCAGGGTCAGAGTTAGCACAGTCAGCTAGCTTTCCTGGTAAGCCAGAACCGGTCAATACGTTTTTACGCTGAACCATTTCTCTGGCTTTCTTAGCTGCTATTCTTGCTTTAGCCGCTACGACAACCTTGTCTACAATAGTTCTGGCCTCTTTCGGGTTTTCCTCCAGATAGTTTTCAAGCATTTCTTGAACACAACCACTCACTGCAGAAGTAACCTCTGAGTTACCTAATTTCGTTTTTGTTTGACCTTCAAATTGAGGCTCAGCAACTTTTACAGAAATTACAGCTGTTAAACCTTCTCTAAAGTCATCTCCTGAAATTTCAATTTTTTCTTTTGCCAACATACCAGACTTGTCAGCATAGTTTTTTAGTGTCCTTGTTAAGGCCATTCTAAAGCCAGAAACGTGAGTACCACCTTCAACGGTATTGATATTGTTTACAAAAGAAGATACATTCTCAGAATAAGAATTATTGTAGATCATGGATACTTCTACAGGAACGCCATCTTTTTCGCCTTCCATATACATAGGCATAGGAATCAGACGCTCTCTGCTTTGATCAATGTATTCTACAAATTCCACTAGACCACCCTCTGAATGAAAATCATCCGTTACTGGATTACCATCATCATCAAGATTTCTCTTATCCGTTAGTTTTAGCGTAATTCCCTTATTAAGAAAAGACAACTCACGAAGTCTGTTAGCTACAGTTTCGTATTTAAAAGTAGTCGTTTCAAAAATGGTATCATCCGGCCAAAACTGAATAAAAGTACCACGAGTATCTGTAGTTCCTATTTCTCTAACATCATATTGAGGTTTACCCGCTCTATACTCCTGCTCAAATATTTTACCGTCTCTGTGAACCTCCGCCCTAAGTAATTTAGAAACAGCATTCACACAAGAAACCCCAACACCGTGAAGACCACCAGAAACCTTATAAGTGTCTTTGTCAAACTTTCCACCAGCGTGAAGAACAGTCATTACAACCTCTAAAGCTGATTTTTTCTCTTTATCGTGATATCCTGTAGGAATACCTCTACCGTTATCTTGAACTGTTATTGAATTATCTTCTTCAATAGTTACCCCTATGGTGTCACAGTGACCCGCCATAGCCTCATCAATAGAGTTATCAACAACCTCCCATATCAAATGGTGAAGCCCTTTGGTGCCTACATCACCTATATACATGGCTGGACGCTTACGTACCGCTTCCAGACCTTCTAAAACTTGAATATTATTAGCTGAATAATCCGTCCTATTCTCTGCTCCGTCAGACATACTCTAAAGGGTTTATTTTTGTAGTTTAGATTAATTTTCTCGTACAAAAAAGCCCATAAAAATGGGCTCCTGTTTTACCACGTAAAAATAGTCATTTTTTATCACAAATCGACAAAACCAAAGTCACAAAAAATAAGTACTTTCCCATATTAATTCATGAAATAAGAAAACGAGTGTCGAACCCTAAAAGAATCCTTTCTGTAGACGTTTATAGAGGTCTAGTAATGTTTTTAATGATGGCAGAGGTTTGGCACTTAAGCCAAGTCGCTTCGCTGTTGCCAACCAGTAGTTTTTGGAGTTTTTTAGCTTTTAATCAATCACACGTAGCTTGGGCTGGCTGTTCTCTTCATGACCTAATCCAACCCTCCTTCACTTTTTTAGTGGGTGTGGCCTTACCTTTTTCGGTAGCTGCAAGAATTAACAAAGGGGCTGATTCCAAAAATCTTTGGTTACATGTTTTTAAACGTGCCGCAATACTTGTGCTTCTAGGTGTATTTTTAAGATCGATGTATAGCCCCATAACTAACTGGACCTTTGAAGACACACTTTCTCAAATAGGCCTTGGTTACCCAATTCTTTTTCTTTTGGGTTCTACAAAAGAAAGAAAGCTTTGGATTGCTTTAGCTAGCCTTTTAGCCGCCTATTGGCTTGCCTTTGTCTTTTACAAAATTCCTCCTACTCTTAATACTATTGCAAACACTGGCGTTCCGGCCGATTGGCAAAACAACTATACAGGATTAGCGTCCCATTGGAACAAAAACACCAACCTTGCTTGGGCATTTGACCGATGGTTCTTAAATCTTTTTCCAAGAGAATCGGCTTTCAACTTCAATGGTGGAGGCTATGCTACTTTAAGTTTTATCCCTACACTAGGAACTATGATTCTAGGGCTTTTTGCAGGAAGAATTCTATTAGAAGATAGTCAAGTCAAGGTTTTTAAATTTCTGAAAATTGGCGGAATTCTTATCGCTATAAGCGTATTTCTCCACTTTGCAGGTATAAACCCAATAGTAAAAAGAATATGGACTCCCGCTTGGACTTTATTCAGTGGTGGACTTTGCCTCTTCATTTTAGCATTCTTCCACTGGCTAGTGGACAAAAAAGAAGTTATAAAACCATTTAACTGGCTTAAAATAATAGGAATGAATTCCTTAGCTGCCTATATTTTTGCTCATACCATTGATAGTTTCATCCATAAAAGCTTTCAAATTCATATAGGTGAAAACTATGCCAGTTTCTTGGGTGCACCTTACCAAACCCTAATCTCAGGTAGTGTGATTTTATTAGTAGAATGGCTGATCCTAAGATGGATGTATAAAAACAAAATCTTCATTAAGGTTTAAGTGTTTTACACACTTTTAAAGTAGCCCAAAAGGAGTCAATACCTCTTTACAAATAATGTTCGGCTTATAACAATGACTGACCTATTAGTCAAACTAATAAGAGGCTTCCATATTAAATTATACGGACGCCTTTCTGCAAAAAAAATATATCCTTAGCCTGTCACCAAGGTTTCCTGCTAAAAGACACCTGACAAACACCTAATAAACAAGTGATTAAATATTAAAACTATTTGCCATTTTAATAAACCAGGTGAATTTGACCACGTCAAGTCCGTAGATTCACGCAATCTATAAATCAGGTATTTTTACTCATAATAAAGAGGTAAACTCATCCTAATTTTACTTTCGATATCAACCTATCGCCATGAAAGTATACAATAGCTTACCGATGATAGCCCTCTTGGGCTTACTTTTCAGCAATTGCCAATCCGGTAACGACACTTATGCTGAATCCCACAACTTTATTCAACCTACCGATCCAATTGACCCCAAAATCTCTGGGTTCAACTTTCCAGAAGACTCAACGGTAATTTACAACTGGCTTAATACAGACAATCAAGATAAAATCATTAAACATGCATGGGGCATTTGGGCGGCTATTACTCCGATAACTTCCCAAAAGGACTCCGCTGGTCAGTTTTTAAGAGTATTTGAAACATGGGAAAGCCCTAGCGAACTGGCAGATAGATTAAAAATAGGATTAACATCCCAAAAACAGTTAAGAACACCTTTAAAAAGACCCAGTCAATTTGCACATGCAGGCTTACCCTTAAATATAGAAGTTTATGAAACCGTAGCATACAGCCCATCTGCGAGCAAATTTGCCATAGAAAATCAAGTTTTTAAAAAAAGTGTTGTAGAATCTTACAAGAAGAAAAATAAAATTGGCAAAATACCAGACTTTCCAAATGATGCCATAACCTGTAAACCTACCTATAAAGTTATCAGCAAATCTAGTGCTATATCTGCTATTCCCATTTGGCTAGGAATGCCATCTACCCCACAAGCTTATGGTGAAAAAAAATGGGGTACTTATGTTTTTATTGATACTACCAATAAGGGTAAAGGGGATGGTTCTTTCTCTACAGATAGCCTAAACCCAACTATCAATAACACCTACAACCTTAATGACTTCATATACTTTGAGGTAGACCAGAGTAGCCTTTCATACATAAAGACCATTGACCCCATTGCCGAAGTAGGCGACTACGCCATACTAGTAGCCATGCATGTAGGCACAAAGGAAATAACCAATTGGACATGGCAAAGCTTTTGGTGGACTCCAGATCCATCAAACCCTCCGTTTCCCAGCTCCTCAGAAATTGCTCACAAGAAACCCTCCAGTATTAAAAATGCTCCTGCCCATTACGCCATGACATTATCATATGCCATGGTTATGCCAAATCAGCCTGTACATGGTGGAACCAACTCTGGGGTTATCCCAGTATTTGGCTTCAATCCTTATTTGGAATCAGCTTTTGACAGCACCGTTTTCAAATTCCCAAACCAACTTAATCCAGACTTAAAATTTGGAATTCAGACTAACTGTATGTCTTGCCATGCTTTGGCCAATTATTCAAAAAACACGCCCTACAGTACGGCCCAATATATAGATATGCAGGACAAGTTTTTCATCAATAAAGTCCAACTAGACTTTGCATGGTCAATTCAATCAAATCTGATTGAAAACTAGGCCAGAATTAAAAAAAGTGATTTCTTTTACGTTCATTGCTCAGTAAAAGCAAATTACTAGACTACTATATTGCTCAAATAACAAAGCCGAGTTTACTTAACTCTACATCAAAAGCAACTCTCACTTGAATCTTATCCTTCAGGGAATGAACATCAAGGACAAACAGTCCCTATTTTAGCTTCAAACACAGAACCACCTTCAATTTCAAAGCCTTCGTTTAGCTCAATAAATCTGCCTGCTTTGTAAGTTCCTTTACTTGTGCTTGTAATGTTATTTTCAGCCTTAATAACGTTTATGGCGTTTTTGCTAAAAAGCTCCCCTGTCAAATCGTTTTGTGGTGAAGTCAAGACTAAATCACTTCCAATAACCTTTACACTTTGAACGCTAGGCTCAGAAGCAACAACTGGAGATGTAGAGACTACCATTATTTTATAATTATCGCCACCCGCAATACTTAATGGTATTTGACAATTTATAGCATTAGCATCTGACCCACTTCCAATGAAAGTTCTTGTACTAAAACTACCTGAAGGTTCTGATAAATAGACTTGATATAAATTCCCTACTCCGTAGGGGTGTAATGCCTGATTTTCTGAATTAGCAGAGACTACCAAACTTGAGCCAGCACACACTTCAGTAACACTACTTGTAGGCTCCGAAATCGTTCTCCCATACCATAAGACATCAAAAGGAATAACATCTGGACCAACAATCACACTTCCTTGAGCATTGTCTTGGCTATACCCACGAGAAATAAATGTATAATGATTCGGAGCTAAAACATCCCCAATATTAACATTCATATTTTCATGCAGATTAAACGGCATGTTATTATCAACGTAATACTGCAAATTACTAGTCCCCGATAATTGAAACTTAACACTTTCAATGGTAGGTTGACTACAAGATGAAATTGCTACAACAGACATTGGTCTTGAAGTAGCCTGCACTTGAAGGTCTTCCACCAAAGGCGAGATAATTTGAGGATTATCATCAGAGAAGACCAAGTAATAATTCAGTTTTTGAGAACTACAAGACACCAAAACTTCTGTAGTAGCCGTATATGAACAGTTATTAACATCAGAAACCGTTACCATATACAAACCCGCTTTTGATGATGTCGCATTTACTATACTTGGATTCTGGAGAGAGCTAAAATACCCAGATGGGCCAGTCCAGCTATAAACAGAACCTCCCGTAACATTTAAGTTAATCATATCTCCTTCATTATAAGGACCAGTATTTGAAGCAGAAATAGAACCTAAAGGATCTACTAAAATTTGCGTTTCACTAAATAAAGCTTGACAACCATTAACCGTTACAGAAAAGTTTGAATACTGAGCCGCCGTTAAATTTGACAATGTAAAACTACCATCTCCTCCTACAGTTACTACTTGACTAGCATCGGCTGATCCTTTATTAAAATATACTGTTTGACTGCCTAACGGAACATCTGTAGAACTAAACTCTATAGAGCCGTCTGTTCCTAAACAGGTCGTTGGGCTTGTCTTTGATGTAGCTGTTATGGTTGGTGTGGCCGGGTCTGCTAACACTTGGGCTGTAGCAAATGTACCTTCGCAAGCATGTTCTGTTACCGAGAAATCAGAATATGAACCAGAACCTAAACTTGATAAAGTAAAGCTGCCATCGCCTGCTACCGTTACGGCTTGGCTTGTACTTGTTGCTCCTTTTTTGAATGAAATAGTGTGACTACCAACTGATAGATTCGAAGAACTAAACACTATAGAGCCGTCTGTTCCTAAACAGGTCGTTGGGCTTGTCTTTGATGTAGCTGTTATGGTTGGTGTGGCCGGGTCTGCTAGTACTTGGGCTGTAGCAAATGTACCTTCACAAGCATGTTCTATTACGGAGAAATCAGAATAGGAACCTGCTCCTAATCCTGATAAAGTAAAACCTCCACCGCTCGCTACTGTTATTGATTGACTAGTACTTGTTGTTCCTTTTTTGAAGGAAACTGCATGGCTACCTGCTGATAGATTCGAAGAACTAAACACTATAGAGCCGTCTGTTCCTAAACAAGTCGTTGGGTTTGTGTTTGATGTTGCTGTTATAGTTGGTGTAACTGGGTCTGTTAATACTTGAGCTGTAGCAAATGTACCTTCGCAAGCATGCGAAGGTACGGAGAAATCAGAATAGGAACCTGCTCCTAATCCTGATAAAGTAAAACCTCCACCACTCGCTACTGTTATTGATTGACTAGTACTTGTTGTTCCTTTTTTGAAGGAAACTGCATGGCTACCAACTGATAGATTCGTAGAACTAAACACTACAGAGCCGTCTGTTCCTAAACAGGTCGTTGGGCTTGTCTTTGATGTAGCTGTTATGGTTGGTGTGGCCGGGTCTGCTAGTACTTGGGCTGTAGCAAATGTACCTTCACAAGCATGTTCTATTACGGAGAAATCAGCATAAGAACCTGCTCCTAATCCTGATAAAGTAAAACCTCCACCGCTCGCTACTGTTATTGATTGACTAGTACTTGTTGTTCCTTTTTTGAAGGAAACAGTATGGCTACCTGCTGATAGATTCGAAGAACTAAACACTATAGTTCCTTCAGTTCCTAAACATGTAGTTGGGCTTGTGTTTGATGTTGCAGTTATAGTTGGTGTGGCTGGATCTGCTAATACTTGGGCTGTAGCAAATGTGCCTTCGCAAGCATGCTCTGTTACCGAGAAATCAGCATAAGAACCTGCTCCCAATCCTGCTAAGGTAAAGCCTCCACCGCTCGCTACTGTTACTGATTGGCTAGTACTTGTTGT
This sequence is a window from Arcticibacterium luteifluviistationis. Protein-coding genes within it:
- the gyrB gene encoding DNA topoisomerase (ATP-hydrolyzing) subunit B codes for the protein MSDGAENRTDYSANNIQVLEGLEAVRKRPAMYIGDVGTKGLHHLIWEVVDNSIDEAMAGHCDTIGVTIEEDNSITVQDNGRGIPTGYHDKEKKSALEVVMTVLHAGGKFDKDTYKVSGGLHGVGVSCVNAVSKLLRAEVHRDGKIFEQEYRAGKPQYDVREIGTTDTRGTFIQFWPDDTIFETTTFKYETVANRLRELSFLNKGITLKLTDKRNLDDDGNPVTDDFHSEGGLVEFVEYIDQSRERLIPMPMYMEGEKDGVPVEVSMIYNNSYSENVSSFVNNINTVEGGTHVSGFRMALTRTLKNYADKSGMLAKEKIEISGDDFREGLTAVISVKVAEPQFEGQTKTKLGNSEVTSAVSGCVQEMLENYLEENPKEARTIVDKVVVAAKARIAAKKAREMVQRKNVLTGSGLPGKLADCANSDPAVCEVYLVEGDSAGGSAKQGRDRAFQAILPLRGKILNVEKAQEYRIYENDEIKNIITALGVRMGRDGDERALNMEKLRYHKIIIMTDADIDGSHIRTLILTFFYRFMKELIEKGYLYIAQPPFYLVKKGSKSEYCWTEDQRIAAVKRLAGNGKEESVGVQRYKGLGEMNPEQLWETTMDPEGRTLKQVTIESASEADLLFSVLMGDEVAPRREFIEKNAKYAHVDV
- a CDS encoding acyltransferase family protein: MSNPKRILSVDVYRGLVMFLMMAEVWHLSQVASLLPTSSFWSFLAFNQSHVAWAGCSLHDLIQPSFTFLVGVALPFSVAARINKGADSKNLWLHVFKRAAILVLLGVFLRSMYSPITNWTFEDTLSQIGLGYPILFLLGSTKERKLWIALASLLAAYWLAFVFYKIPPTLNTIANTGVPADWQNNYTGLASHWNKNTNLAWAFDRWFLNLFPRESAFNFNGGGYATLSFIPTLGTMILGLFAGRILLEDSQVKVFKFLKIGGILIAISVFLHFAGINPIVKRIWTPAWTLFSGGLCLFILAFFHWLVDKKEVIKPFNWLKIIGMNSLAAYIFAHTIDSFIHKSFQIHIGENYASFLGAPYQTLISGSVILLVEWLILRWMYKNKIFIKV
- a CDS encoding AMP-binding protein — translated: MIDMKPWLKNYPEGIPTEINPDLHNSLIGLIEVGFNKFASNAAYSNMGKELTFADIDKYSLHFAAYLQGLGLKHGDRIAIQMPNCLQYPVVLFGALRAGLVVVNTNPLYTPREMKHQFKDSGAKAIVIVANFAFNLEKVIEDTAIEHVVLTELGDMLGFPKKHLVNFVVKTVKKMVPPFSLPSAVKFSEALSRGASQTYVKPSVERTDLAFIQYTGGTTGVSKGAMLSHRNLLANLEANDAWQGVIMGDIKEDKIVVVAALPLYHVYALTVNALTALKTGVMNLLITNPRDMAGFIKDLKKNPPHIFTGLNTLYNGLLNHPDIVGVDWSRLKITSAGGMALQKTVANRWYDMTGCLPVEGYGLSETSPVLTSNPIKGDNRIGTIGVPWPSTDIRILKDDETWAMPGEVGEICAFGPQVMSGYYKRPKETEDTFFTDPDDSRKWFKTGDIGQMSEDGYFKIVDRKKDMIIVSGFNVYPNEVEDVIAEHPGVLELACVGVPDARSTEAVKVFVVKKDPNITEAEIKAFARENLTPYKCPKHVEFREELPKTNVGKILRRALKDEVK